In Pseudovibrio brasiliensis, the following are encoded in one genomic region:
- a CDS encoding HesA/MoeB/ThiF family protein — translation MLSLTASELERYARHIVLRDVGGPGQQKLKAARVLVIGAGGLGAPVLQYLAAAGIGTIGIVDDDVVSLSNLQRQIIHDTEKLGEPKVASAAEAIARLNPNVRVVPHPTRINGQNAMALINDYHIVVDGSDNFATRYLVSDACFYAGRPLVTAAVGQFDGSVTLLKPFVQDDDGNYINPTYRCLFPKRPEAGSIPTCTEAGVLGALTGLVGTLQALEVIKEIVGFGEGLIGRMLLADTLSMHFETIKYKRSKKNPLNGDTPKTWAEMLETEHG, via the coding sequence TTGCTTTCCCTTACCGCTTCTGAACTGGAACGTTACGCTCGTCATATCGTGCTGCGCGATGTGGGCGGCCCAGGACAACAAAAACTAAAAGCTGCGCGTGTTCTGGTGATTGGAGCAGGGGGACTTGGTGCTCCGGTTCTGCAATACCTTGCAGCGGCGGGTATCGGCACCATCGGCATTGTTGATGATGATGTTGTGTCTCTCTCCAATCTTCAGCGTCAGATCATCCATGATACTGAAAAACTGGGGGAGCCTAAGGTTGCCAGCGCGGCGGAAGCGATTGCGCGCCTGAACCCGAATGTGCGCGTTGTTCCGCATCCGACCCGCATCAACGGGCAGAACGCAATGGCGCTGATCAATGACTACCATATCGTCGTTGATGGCTCTGATAACTTTGCTACCCGTTACCTCGTTTCGGATGCGTGTTTTTATGCCGGGCGTCCTTTGGTTACCGCTGCTGTGGGGCAGTTTGACGGATCTGTTACACTGCTGAAACCCTTCGTGCAGGATGATGACGGCAACTATATTAACCCAACCTACCGCTGCCTTTTCCCGAAACGCCCTGAAGCTGGTTCCATCCCTACCTGTACTGAAGCAGGTGTGTTGGGTGCATTGACCGGCCTTGTTGGCACGCTTCAGGCTCTTGAGGTGATCAAAGAGATTGTTGGATTTGGTGAAGGCCTGATCGGGCGCATGTTGCTGGCTGATACCCTGAGCATGCACTTTGAGACCATCAAATACAAACGCTCCAAGAAAAACCCACTTAACGGCGACACTCC